The following coding sequences lie in one Anoplolepis gracilipes chromosome 4, ASM4749672v1, whole genome shotgun sequence genomic window:
- the LOC140664885 gene encoding MICOS complex subunit Mic10 produces MAGAVWAEDEIERKWDRCFTDAILKLSGGVVLGGVFSLFFFKRKRWPIITGAGFGLGMAYSNCEGDINASIHQQTSRSCKSEGKK; encoded by the exons ATGGCCGGCGCCGTGTGGGCCGAGGACGAGATCGAACGAAAGTGGGACCGCTGTTTTACGGATGCCATTCTCAAACTAA gcgGCGGTGTAGTCCTTGGCGGAGtgttttctctatttttcttcaaaa ggAAGAGGTGGCCCATTATAACTGGTGCTGGGTTTGGATTAGGCATGGCATATTCCAATTGTGAAGGAGATATAAATGCATCGATACATCAACAGACATCTAGAAGCTGTAAATCTGaaggaaagaaataa
- the Alg-2 gene encoding programmed cell death protein 6 isoform X1, producing the protein MSFVSPMPSQEFLWSVFQRVDKDRSGTITADELQQALSNGTWTPFNPETVRLMIGMFDTDKIDPTTGMFDKNQTGTVSFEEFGALWKYVTDWENCFRSFDRDNSGNIDRNELKTALTNFGYRLTDQTIDMLIRKYDRAGRGTIYFDDFIQCCIVLYTLTSAFRRLDTDLDGVITIHYEQFLGMVFNLKI; encoded by the exons ATGTCTTTCGTCTCGCCAATGCCCAGCCAGGAATTTCTTTGGAGTGTATTCCAAAg GGTGGATAAAGACAGATCTGGTACAATTACTGCGGACGAATTACAACAAGCTCTCTCAAATGGCACATGGACACCATTTAATCCAGAAACTGTTCGTCTAATGattg GTATGTTTGACACTGACAAAATCGATCCTACTACAGGTATGTTTGATAAAAACCAAACTGGTACTGTGAGTTTTGAAGAATTTGGAGCATTGTGGAAATATGTTACTGACTGGGAAAATTGTTTTCGATCATTTGATCGCGATAATAGCGGTAACATTGACCGCAACGAATTAAAGACTGCTCTTACAAACTTTGGGTACCGACTAACAGATCAGACAATTGACATgcttataagaaaatatgatCGTGCAGGTCGTGGTACAATATACTTTGATGACTTTATACAATGTTGCATAGTATTATAC acTTTGACCTCCGCTTTCAGACGATTAGACACAGATTTGGATGGTGTTATAACAATCCACTACGAACAATTTTTGGGCATGGTGTTTAATCTTaagatataa
- the Wol gene encoding dolichyl-phosphate beta-glucosyltransferase: protein MLSLGCLVSFGISLIILSIFLFCIIIYLTSERYPKIWRDENEKFFFNCQTEMKEAFASLHDPWSIHLSVIIPAYNEEHRLPTMLDECLEYLEKRAKSRASEFTYEVIVVSDGSTDKTVNIAQYYASKYNTLRVLNLVKNRGKGGAVRLGMLSARGSALLFADADGATKFSDLQKLDESLTEVLGFDYTSKPEKTALSDAIICGSRAHLEKEETAKRSYFRLFLMHGFHFLVWLLCVKGIRDTQCGFKLLTRKSARTIFEALHVERWAFDVEMLYIAQTLNIPINEIAVNWTEIEGSKIIPFWSWLQMGRDLLFIWLRYNIGAWKINKPKTP from the exons ATGTTATCATTAGGCTGTCTGGTCTCTTTTGGAATATCACTGATTATACTTAGTATATTTTTG ttttgcataataatataccTAACAAGTGAACGGTATCCCAAAATTTGGAGGGATGAAAACGAAAAGTTCTTTTTTAACTGCCAAACAGAGATGAAGGAAGCATTTGCTTCGTTACATGATCCTTGGAGTATACATCTCAGTGTCATTATACCTGCTTACAATGAAGAACATAGAT tacCTACAATGTTGGATGAATGTTTGGAATATTTAGAAAAGCGTGCAAAAAGCAGAGCATCTGAATTTACTTATGAAGTAATAGTTGTTAGCGATGGTAGCACAGATAAAACTGTAAATATTGCACAGTATTATGCATCAAAATATAACACACTGAGAGTGTTaaatcttgttaaaaataGAGGGAAAGGTGGTGCTGTAAGACTG GGTATGCTGAGTGCAAGAGGCAGTGCTTTGTTATTTGCAGATGCAGATGGTGCTACAAAGTTCAGTGATCTACAAAAATTAGATGAGAGTTTAACAGAAGTTTTAGGAT TTGATTATACAAGCAAACCTGAAAAAACAGCATTATCAGACGCAATAATATGTGGATCAAGAGCGCatttagaaaaagaagaaactgCAAAGCGATCTTACTTTCGACTGTTTCTTATGCATGGATTCCATTTTTTAGTCTGGCTGTTGTGCGTAAAGGGTATTAGAGATACTCAATGCGGATTTAAACTTCTAACGAGAAAATCAGCGAGAACGATATTTGAAGCGCTACATGTCGAACGTTGGGCTTTTGATGTAGAAATGCTTTACATTGCACAAACTCTTAACATTCCCATAAATGAAATAGCAGTTAATTGGACGGAAATTGAAGGTTCCAAGATAATACCGTTTTGGAGTTGGTTGCAAATGGGCAGAGACTTACTATTTATATGGCTTAGATACAATATTGGGGCATGGAAGATAAATAAACCCAAAACACCCTAA
- the Alg-2 gene encoding programmed cell death protein 6 isoform X2, translating into MSFVSPMPSQEFLWSVFQRVDKDRSGTITADELQQALSNGTWTPFNPETVRLMIGMFDKNQTGTVSFEEFGALWKYVTDWENCFRSFDRDNSGNIDRNELKTALTNFGYRLTDQTIDMLIRKYDRAGRGTIYFDDFIQCCIVLYTLTSAFRRLDTDLDGVITIHYEQFLGMVFNLKI; encoded by the exons ATGTCTTTCGTCTCGCCAATGCCCAGCCAGGAATTTCTTTGGAGTGTATTCCAAAg GGTGGATAAAGACAGATCTGGTACAATTACTGCGGACGAATTACAACAAGCTCTCTCAAATGGCACATGGACACCATTTAATCCAGAAACTGTTCGTCTAATGattg GTATGTTTGATAAAAACCAAACTGGTACTGTGAGTTTTGAAGAATTTGGAGCATTGTGGAAATATGTTACTGACTGGGAAAATTGTTTTCGATCATTTGATCGCGATAATAGCGGTAACATTGACCGCAACGAATTAAAGACTGCTCTTACAAACTTTGGGTACCGACTAACAGATCAGACAATTGACATgcttataagaaaatatgatCGTGCAGGTCGTGGTACAATATACTTTGATGACTTTATACAATGTTGCATAGTATTATAC acTTTGACCTCCGCTTTCAGACGATTAGACACAGATTTGGATGGTGTTATAACAATCCACTACGAACAATTTTTGGGCATGGTGTTTAATCTTaagatataa